A window of the Parafrankia discariae genome harbors these coding sequences:
- the leuD gene encoding 3-isopropylmalate dehydratase small subunit: MEAFTIHTGRAVPLRRSDVDTDQIIPSEWLKRIERTGFGAGLFSEWRTDPSFVLNDPAHAGASILLAGPDFGTGSSREHAVWALQDYGFRAVLSPRFADIFRGNALGNGLLPVVLPADTVEALTAAVEADPTTEITVDLVAREVRGAGRVAGFELDDFTRWRLMEGLDDVGLTLRHEQDITVFETSRPGWLPTTA; encoded by the coding sequence ATGGAGGCGTTCACCATCCACACCGGTCGGGCGGTGCCGCTGCGGCGCAGCGACGTCGACACCGACCAGATCATCCCGAGCGAATGGCTCAAGCGCATCGAGCGGACGGGCTTCGGCGCCGGGCTGTTCTCCGAATGGCGGACGGACCCGTCGTTCGTGCTGAACGACCCGGCCCACGCCGGTGCGTCGATCCTGCTCGCCGGCCCGGACTTCGGCACCGGCTCGTCCCGGGAGCACGCGGTCTGGGCGTTGCAGGACTACGGCTTCCGCGCGGTGCTCTCGCCCCGCTTCGCCGACATCTTCCGCGGCAACGCGCTGGGCAACGGCCTGCTCCCGGTGGTGCTGCCGGCCGACACGGTCGAGGCGCTGACCGCGGCGGTGGAGGCCGACCCGACCACGGAGATCACCGTCGACCTGGTGGCCCGGGAGGTCCGCGGCGCCGGTCGGGTCGCGGGCTTCGAGCTCGACGACTTCACCCGCTGGCGGCTGATGGAGGGCCTGGACGACGTCGGCCTGACGCTGCGCCACGAGCAGGACATCACCGTGTTCGAGACCAGCCGGCCCGGCTGGCTGCCGACCACGGCCTGA
- a CDS encoding RNA degradosome polyphosphate kinase has protein sequence MSELVATRPDQPQRKARSALLEPLEAPRTPAPSDLPPDRYINREKSWLDFNSRVLALAEDVSTPLLERAKFLAIFASNLDEFYMVRVAGLMRRHATRLAVRSADGLTAREQLDLISRTTAELTARHSRCFTDEVAPSLAHAGITIQLWHQLDEPQRERLRDYFHEQIFPVLTPLAVDPAHPFPYISGLSLNLAVAVREPGGDTQRFARVKVPQNVPRLIRVDIDEPAGDRPGAESAPRPIPDDTTACFVPLEEVIAAHLGQLFPGMEVVDSHLFRVTRNADLEVEEDEAEDLLQALERELARRRFGPAVRLEVDDDIDDDLLSLLMRELEISDREVHRVHGPLDMSVLWALYDLDRPELKDPPRVPITHPRLLTDEGEPPDFFGVLREVDVLVHHPYDSFTTSVQRFIEQAAADPNVLAIKQTLYRTSGDSPIVDALVAAAEAGKQVVVLVEIKARFDESANIRWARELERAGCHVVYGLIGLKTHCKICLVVRQERGGLRRYCHVGTGNYNPKTARLYEDLGLLTADPDVGADLTDLFNVLTGYSRQTEYRSLLVAPQHMRDGIIQRIEAEAAAAREGRECGIRIKVNSLVDEKIIDALYRASIDGVPVHCLVRGICALRPGVPGLSETVHVRSILGRFLEHSRVLEFASVGEFWIGSADMMHRNLDRRIEALVRVPHTERQATVRGMLDHAFSDQVEAWTLAADGRWERRTTSADDERLSDYQADLMAQAYERGRR, from the coding sequence ATGAGCGAGCTGGTGGCGACCCGTCCGGATCAGCCGCAGCGGAAGGCCCGGAGCGCGCTGCTGGAGCCCCTCGAGGCGCCCCGCACGCCAGCCCCTTCGGACCTCCCGCCGGACCGTTACATCAACCGCGAGAAGTCCTGGCTCGATTTCAACTCCCGTGTCCTCGCGCTCGCCGAGGACGTCTCGACCCCATTGCTGGAACGGGCGAAGTTCCTGGCCATCTTCGCGAGCAATCTCGACGAGTTCTACATGGTGCGGGTGGCGGGCCTGATGCGCCGGCACGCCACCAGGCTGGCCGTCCGTTCGGCCGACGGGCTGACCGCCCGCGAGCAGCTCGACCTGATCAGCCGCACCACCGCCGAGCTCACCGCCCGCCACTCGCGCTGCTTCACCGACGAGGTCGCGCCCTCGCTCGCGCACGCCGGCATCACGATCCAGCTGTGGCACCAGCTCGACGAGCCGCAGCGGGAGCGGCTGCGGGACTACTTCCACGAGCAGATCTTCCCGGTCCTCACCCCGCTCGCCGTCGACCCGGCGCACCCGTTCCCCTACATCAGCGGCCTGTCGCTGAACCTGGCCGTGGCGGTGCGCGAGCCCGGGGGCGACACGCAGCGCTTCGCCCGGGTCAAGGTGCCGCAGAACGTCCCGCGGCTGATCCGGGTGGACATCGACGAGCCGGCCGGCGACCGGCCCGGCGCGGAGTCCGCGCCCCGGCCCATCCCGGACGACACCACCGCCTGCTTCGTCCCGCTCGAGGAGGTCATCGCCGCTCATCTCGGACAGCTCTTCCCCGGGATGGAGGTCGTCGACTCGCACCTGTTCCGGGTCACCCGCAACGCCGACCTGGAGGTCGAGGAGGACGAGGCGGAGGACCTGCTGCAGGCGCTGGAGCGCGAGCTGGCCCGGCGCCGGTTCGGCCCGGCGGTCCGCCTCGAGGTCGACGACGACATCGACGACGACCTGCTCAGCCTGCTGATGCGCGAGTTGGAGATCAGCGACCGTGAGGTCCACCGGGTCCACGGGCCGCTCGACATGTCGGTGCTCTGGGCCCTCTACGACCTCGACCGGCCGGAACTGAAGGACCCGCCGCGGGTGCCGATCACCCATCCGCGGCTGCTCACCGACGAGGGCGAGCCGCCGGACTTCTTCGGCGTGCTGCGCGAGGTGGACGTCCTCGTCCACCACCCGTACGACTCGTTCACGACCTCGGTGCAGCGGTTCATCGAGCAGGCCGCGGCCGACCCGAACGTCCTGGCGATCAAGCAGACGCTCTACCGGACCTCCGGCGACTCACCGATCGTCGACGCGCTCGTCGCCGCGGCCGAGGCCGGCAAGCAGGTCGTCGTCCTGGTGGAGATCAAGGCCCGGTTCGACGAGAGCGCGAACATCCGCTGGGCGCGCGAGCTGGAGCGCGCGGGCTGCCATGTCGTCTACGGGCTGATCGGGCTCAAGACCCACTGCAAGATCTGCCTCGTCGTCCGGCAGGAACGGGGTGGGCTGCGCCGCTACTGCCATGTCGGCACCGGCAACTACAACCCCAAGACCGCGCGGCTCTACGAGGACCTGGGCCTGCTCACCGCCGACCCGGACGTCGGCGCCGACCTGACCGACCTGTTCAACGTGCTGACCGGCTACAGCCGGCAGACCGAGTACCGCTCGCTGCTGGTCGCCCCGCAGCACATGCGGGACGGCATCATCCAGCGGATCGAGGCCGAGGCCGCGGCCGCCCGGGAGGGCCGCGAGTGCGGCATCCGGATCAAGGTCAACAGCCTGGTGGACGAGAAGATCATCGACGCGCTCTACCGGGCGTCCATCGACGGGGTGCCGGTGCACTGCCTGGTACGCGGCATCTGCGCGCTGCGGCCGGGGGTGCCGGGGCTGTCCGAGACGGTGCACGTCCGGTCGATCCTCGGGCGGTTCCTGGAGCACAGCCGGGTCCTGGAGTTCGCCTCGGTCGGCGAGTTCTGGATCGGCAGCGCCGACATGATGCACCGCAACCTGGACCGTCGGATCGAGGCACTGGTGCGGGTCCCGCACACCGAGCGGCAGGCCACGGTGCGAGGCATGCTCGACCACGCGTTCTCCGACCAGGTGGAGGCCTGGACCCTGGCCGCCGACGGCCGCTGGGAGCGGCGGACGACCTCGGCGGACGACGAGCGGCTCTCGGACTACCAGGCGGACCTGATGGCCCAGGCGTACGAGCGCGGCCGTCGCTAG
- a CDS encoding HU family DNA-binding protein → MNKSQLVDRIAQQIEGGRANATKAVDAVFDAIQEAVAGGEKVTITGFGVFERVERAARTGRNPATGEPVHVAASVVPKFRPGSEFKASVSASSD, encoded by the coding sequence GTGAACAAGTCCCAGTTGGTTGACCGCATCGCCCAGCAGATCGAGGGTGGGCGGGCGAACGCCACCAAGGCGGTCGACGCGGTGTTCGACGCGATCCAGGAGGCCGTGGCCGGCGGCGAGAAGGTCACGATCACCGGGTTCGGTGTGTTCGAGCGGGTGGAGCGCGCCGCGCGCACCGGCCGCAACCCCGCGACCGGCGAGCCCGTGCACGTCGCCGCGTCCGTGGTGCCGAAGTTCCGGCCCGGCTCGGAGTTCAAGGCCAGCGTCTCGGCCAGCAGCGACTGA
- a CDS encoding putative bifunctional diguanylate cyclase/phosphodiesterase — MPLLLDGVGIAAGLAAAAGCVWTGRRLGRAHGRWLIWVAAALVAWTASQSAWVVDGREGQRPRRPSPADVGYLAMPVLALAALAATPTARARRPVSQPDLPPLPAGTPIAGGPRDPGGSGGSGGSGGSGGFGASGGFGGFGRARRSRAKRTGDGVAGLVDRLLLACSVILVGWGLGVRPALAAAGPDGWSRAVAVVYPAGAVLLVVAALHATAVRRPPDRVRVLAAAVGLFLIVASTSWLRGPTDAAAFPAVVGVVPIAGCGFVLLAVLRAAGGVRIGTAGFGRPGVAYLAGPTPAARLGHAAGLGHAVGFGHAVLTRAGTGTDGGRGVAGAAGADVGEAGEAGDGSERWGFLVVPTLVAGCATATVLAGLAGGHHLDGVEVGLAAVVVAGMVADRLVAARAGRRLAQRVHAAEREIHHRVFHDPLTELANRALFQHRLRGALTDRWRSGDDRPVDDIAILYCDLDDFSVLNDSLGPAAGDHLLRTVAQRLRHCVRTTDLVARVGADEFAVLLAGGDESPEVVGERVLAALRHPMAVGGRPRSIRASVGLAVARRTHETGESLLRHAETAVHVAKRSGKNRLVTYRPGMASPEAGAHLADALATALRRGGRSAGFDVHYQPIVRLRDGLPVALEALARWTDPGRGPVPPGMFVAAAENGGMVGLLDDLVLTRACTEVALAYPAGSRLRLHVNVSASRITDTRLRDSVARVLAASRLDPRRLVVEVTETSRIADLTAAADVLSGVRDLGVAIALDDVGAGNTSLAVLHRLPVDVVKLDRTLIEFPMDGSRVSNLRRSMIDVAHALGAVVVAEGIERESQLEELDRLGCELGQGFLFARPGPLAGLPPIGRGPGSRLGGLRGGSAGGEDGYGYGRGEGGGQQW; from the coding sequence GTGCCTCTACTGCTCGACGGCGTCGGGATCGCGGCGGGTCTCGCCGCGGCCGCCGGCTGCGTGTGGACGGGCCGCCGGCTCGGGAGGGCGCACGGCAGATGGCTGATCTGGGTCGCCGCGGCGCTGGTGGCGTGGACGGCCAGCCAGTCGGCGTGGGTCGTCGACGGGCGTGAGGGTCAGCGGCCCCGCCGGCCGTCCCCGGCGGATGTCGGCTACCTGGCGATGCCCGTCCTGGCGCTCGCGGCGCTCGCCGCGACCCCGACCGCGCGGGCGCGCCGGCCGGTGAGCCAGCCGGATCTGCCGCCCCTGCCGGCGGGCACACCGATCGCGGGCGGTCCAAGAGACCCGGGCGGCTCCGGTGGTTCCGGTGGTTCCGGTGGTTCCGGCGGGTTCGGTGCTTCGGGTGGCTTCGGCGGGTTCGGCCGGGCCCGCCGGTCGCGGGCGAAGCGTACCGGTGACGGTGTCGCGGGCCTGGTGGACCGGCTGCTGCTCGCCTGCTCGGTGATTCTCGTGGGCTGGGGTCTCGGGGTGCGCCCCGCGCTCGCCGCCGCCGGCCCGGACGGGTGGAGCCGTGCCGTGGCGGTCGTCTATCCCGCCGGGGCGGTGCTGCTCGTCGTCGCCGCGCTGCACGCCACGGCGGTCCGGCGGCCGCCGGACCGGGTCCGGGTTCTCGCGGCCGCGGTGGGCCTGTTCCTGATCGTCGCCTCGACCTCGTGGCTGCGCGGGCCGACCGACGCCGCGGCCTTCCCGGCGGTGGTCGGGGTCGTACCGATCGCCGGTTGCGGGTTCGTCCTGCTCGCCGTGCTGCGCGCGGCCGGCGGCGTCCGGATCGGGACGGCGGGCTTCGGGCGCCCGGGGGTCGCGTATCTCGCGGGGCCCACGCCTGCCGCGCGCCTCGGCCATGCCGCGGGCCTCGGCCACGCCGTCGGTTTCGGGCATGCCGTGTTGACACGTGCCGGGACCGGGACCGACGGCGGTCGTGGGGTCGCCGGGGCCGCCGGGGCCGACGTCGGCGAGGCCGGTGAGGCCGGCGACGGGTCCGAGCGTTGGGGCTTCCTCGTGGTGCCCACGCTGGTGGCCGGCTGCGCGACGGCCACGGTGCTGGCCGGCCTCGCCGGCGGCCACCACCTCGACGGCGTGGAGGTCGGGCTGGCCGCGGTGGTCGTCGCCGGAATGGTGGCCGACCGTCTGGTGGCGGCCCGCGCGGGCCGCCGGCTCGCCCAGCGGGTCCATGCCGCCGAACGGGAGATCCATCACCGGGTCTTCCACGATCCGCTCACCGAGCTGGCGAACCGGGCGCTGTTCCAGCACCGGCTGCGCGGTGCCCTGACCGACCGGTGGCGTTCCGGCGACGACCGGCCCGTCGACGACATCGCCATCCTGTACTGCGATCTTGACGACTTCAGTGTGCTCAACGACAGCCTCGGCCCGGCGGCCGGTGACCATCTGCTGCGCACCGTCGCCCAGCGGCTGCGGCACTGCGTGCGCACCACCGACCTGGTCGCCCGGGTCGGCGCGGACGAGTTCGCGGTGCTGCTGGCCGGCGGTGACGAGTCGCCCGAGGTGGTCGGCGAGCGGGTGCTGGCGGCGCTGCGCCACCCGATGGCGGTCGGCGGGCGGCCGCGCTCCATCCGGGCCAGTGTCGGGCTGGCCGTCGCCCGCCGCACCCACGAGACCGGGGAGTCGCTGCTGCGGCACGCCGAGACGGCCGTCCACGTGGCCAAGCGCTCGGGCAAGAACCGGCTGGTGACCTACCGGCCCGGGATGGCCTCGCCGGAGGCCGGCGCGCACCTGGCCGACGCCCTGGCCACCGCGCTGCGCCGCGGCGGGCGCTCGGCGGGCTTCGACGTCCACTACCAGCCGATCGTGCGGCTGCGCGACGGGCTCCCGGTCGCGCTGGAGGCCCTCGCGCGCTGGACCGACCCCGGGCGCGGGCCCGTCCCGCCCGGCATGTTCGTCGCCGCCGCCGAGAACGGGGGGATGGTCGGCCTGCTCGACGACCTGGTGCTGACCCGGGCGTGCACCGAGGTCGCGCTGGCCTATCCGGCCGGCTCGCGGCTGCGGCTGCACGTGAACGTCTCGGCCAGCCGGATCACCGACACCAGGCTGCGCGACAGCGTCGCCCGGGTGCTCGCCGCGAGCCGGCTCGATCCCCGCCGGCTCGTCGTGGAGGTCACCGAGACCAGCCGGATCGCGGACCTCACCGCCGCGGCCGACGTGCTCTCGGGAGTGCGGGACCTGGGGGTGGCGATCGCGCTGGACGACGTCGGCGCCGGCAACACGAGCCTGGCCGTCCTGCACCGACTGCCGGTGGACGTCGTCAAGCTGGACCGCACGCTCATCGAGTTCCCGATGGACGGCAGCCGGGTCTCGAACCTGCGTCGATCGATGATCGACGTCGCCCACGCGCTAGGGGCGGTCGTTGTCGCCGAGGGCATCGAGCGGGAGTCGCAGCTGGAGGAGCTGGACCGCCTCGGCTGCGAGCTCGGCCAGGGGTTCCTCTTCGCGCGTCCCGGACCGCTGGCCGGCCTGCCGCCCATCGGCCGTGGTCCCGGCAGTCGTCTCGGTGGTCTCCGTGGTGGTTCCGCGGGCGGCGAGGACGGCTACGGCTACGGCAGGGGGGAAGGCGGGGGCCAGCAGTGGTGA
- a CDS encoding lysophospholipid acyltransferase family protein — protein MGRPWRGGFWIALAAAVIRPLSFLLTRRRWSGQGNIPAAGGVILVANHLSTVDPPLLAHYVYAAGRNPRFMATSDLWQVPILRRVLAGAGQIPVHRRDPSAGGALRDAVAALRAGRALVIYPEGGITTDPDYWPARARTGVARLALATGAPVIPVAQWGAQRVWGRDRRPHLLTRPEIHVRAGRPVDLSRFAVRPGVAGTADPSDARLLREVTDAVMAELTALVELVRGEPAPPRAPGGSAQPVPGIPDQPAAASPAASPSVDPDAPVDPDAPRAGSAR, from the coding sequence ATGGGACGACCATGGCGGGGCGGGTTCTGGATCGCGCTCGCCGCGGCCGTCATCCGTCCGCTGTCCTTCCTGCTGACCCGTCGGCGCTGGTCGGGGCAGGGGAACATCCCCGCCGCGGGGGGCGTCATCCTGGTCGCCAACCACCTCTCGACGGTGGACCCGCCCCTGCTCGCGCACTATGTGTACGCCGCCGGGCGCAATCCCCGGTTCATGGCGACGAGCGATCTGTGGCAGGTTCCGATCCTGCGGCGTGTGCTGGCGGGCGCCGGGCAGATCCCGGTCCACCGCCGGGATCCCAGCGCGGGTGGCGCGCTGCGGGACGCGGTCGCGGCGCTGCGCGCGGGGCGCGCACTGGTCATCTACCCGGAGGGCGGCATCACCACCGATCCCGACTACTGGCCGGCGCGCGCCCGCACGGGCGTGGCCCGGCTGGCGCTGGCGACGGGCGCGCCGGTGATCCCGGTCGCCCAGTGGGGCGCGCAGCGCGTATGGGGGCGCGACCGGCGCCCGCACCTGCTCACCCGCCCGGAGATCCACGTCCGCGCGGGCCGGCCCGTCGACCTGAGCCGCTTCGCCGTCCGGCCCGGTGTGGCCGGCACCGCCGACCCGTCCGACGCGCGGCTGCTGCGCGAGGTGACCGACGCGGTGATGGCCGAACTCACCGCGCTGGTGGAGCTGGTCCGGGGCGAGCCGGCGCCACCGCGGGCGCCGGGCGGTTCCGCGCAACCGGTTCCGGGGATTCCCGATCAGCCGGCGGCGGCGTCGCCCGCGGCGAGCCCGTCCGTCGACCCGGACGCGCCCGTCGACCCGGACGCGCCGCGGGCCGGGAGCGCGCGGTGA
- a CDS encoding cyclase family protein encodes MSRPHRPRWARTTRAGARAGHAGGARDGGLGAVTVVSLAHVHDPATTPVFPGDPEFTLTTAATIERDGYYLQLVCRGEHTGTHWGAPGHFDPAGALADELRPADLFLPAVRIDVRAAAAENPDYQVSLADLAAFERRHGRIPAGAAVIAWTGWDHRWGTPAYPNLDRHGGIHQPGFGLAAVRWLIGTGRLGRRGALGSDTFGPDPGSDDTFAVSRALYREHRVSLENLANLEALPPTGAWVLAGGAVNRAGSGSAATVFGLIPPRRRSSGHRGAAPHHCWPPPSPLP; translated from the coding sequence ATGAGCCGCCCCCACCGCCCCCGCTGGGCCCGCACGACCCGCGCCGGCGCCCGCGCCGGCCATGCGGGCGGGGCGCGGGACGGCGGCCTCGGTGCGGTGACCGTCGTCAGCCTGGCGCACGTGCACGACCCGGCGACGACGCCGGTGTTCCCCGGCGACCCCGAGTTCACTTTGACCACCGCGGCGACCATCGAGCGGGACGGCTACTACCTCCAGCTGGTGTGCCGCGGCGAGCACACCGGCACCCACTGGGGCGCGCCCGGCCACTTCGACCCCGCGGGCGCGCTGGCCGACGAGCTGCGCCCGGCGGACCTGTTCCTGCCCGCGGTGCGGATCGACGTCCGCGCCGCGGCGGCCGAGAATCCCGACTACCAGGTCAGCCTGGCCGACCTGGCCGCGTTCGAGCGCCGGCACGGGCGCATCCCCGCCGGCGCCGCCGTGATCGCGTGGACGGGGTGGGACCACCGCTGGGGCACGCCCGCCTACCCGAACCTGGACCGGCACGGCGGCATCCACCAGCCCGGCTTCGGGCTGGCCGCCGTGCGCTGGCTGATCGGGACCGGCCGGCTCGGGCGGCGGGGTGCCCTGGGGTCGGACACCTTCGGCCCCGACCCCGGCTCGGACGACACGTTCGCGGTCTCCCGAGCGCTCTACCGAGAGCACCGCGTCTCCCTGGAGAACCTGGCGAACCTGGAGGCTCTCCCGCCCACCGGGGCCTGGGTGCTGGCGGGTGGCGCCGTCAACCGCGCCGGCTCCGGCTCGGCGGCCACCGTGTTCGGGCTCATCCCGCCCCGCCGCCGGAGCTCCGGGCACCGCGGGGCCGCGCCTCACCACTGCTGGCCCCCGCCTTCCCCCCTGCCGTAG
- the cofC gene encoding 2-phospho-L-lactate guanylyltransferase: MPTTETAPSWVVLVPLKPLTVAKSRLDRPDRGALALAMALDTAGAVLDVGGGVVRLVVVTDDHRARRALTELAQSRSAVLAGAAVVGQSGRLLVAADEPGRGLNPALAHGAALARRIHPGCAVAAVSADLPALRPAELRQALAAAPPSGRGVLADAVGTGTVLLSAAPGSPLCPSFGPGSFQAHLDSGAVDLTARLADTVPGLRRDVDTVADLTAARALGLGPATARALAADPSPRSAA, from the coding sequence GTGCCGACCACCGAGACCGCCCCGTCCTGGGTCGTCCTGGTACCGCTGAAACCGCTGACCGTCGCGAAGTCGCGGCTCGACCGCCCCGACCGCGGTGCGCTCGCGCTGGCCATGGCGCTGGACACCGCCGGGGCCGTGCTCGACGTAGGCGGGGGCGTGGTGCGCCTCGTCGTCGTCACCGACGACCACCGCGCGCGCCGTGCCCTCACCGAGCTCGCGCAGTCCCGTTCGGCGGTCCTCGCCGGCGCGGCCGTCGTCGGGCAGTCGGGCCGGCTGCTGGTGGCCGCCGACGAGCCGGGCCGCGGGCTCAACCCGGCGCTCGCGCACGGCGCCGCGCTCGCCCGCCGGATCCACCCGGGGTGCGCCGTCGCCGCGGTGTCCGCCGACCTGCCCGCGCTGCGCCCGGCCGAGCTGCGCCAGGCGCTGGCGGCCGCGCCGCCGTCCGGGCGGGGGGTGCTGGCGGACGCGGTGGGCACCGGCACGGTGCTGCTCAGCGCCGCCCCCGGGTCCCCGCTGTGCCCCTCGTTCGGTCCCGGCAGCTTCCAGGCGCACCTGGACTCGGGGGCCGTCGACCTCACCGCCCGGCTCGCCGACACGGTCCCCGGGCTGCGCCGGGACGTCGACACCGTCGCCGATCTCACCGCGGCCCGCGCCCTCGGGCTGGGCCCGGCCACCGCCCGGGCGCTCGCGGCCGATCCGTCCCCGCGCAGCGCGGCGTGA
- the leuC gene encoding 3-isopropylmalate dehydratase large subunit: MGRTLAEKVWDAHVVRRADGEPDLLYIDLHLVHEVTSPQAFEALRLAGRPVRRPDLTLATEDHNVPTSDTLVPIADPVSRAQVEALRKNCADFGVRLFPMNDPGQGIVHVVGPQLGLSEPGMTIVCGDSHTSTHGAFGALAFGIGTSQVEHVLATQTLPQRRPKTMAVTVQGELPAGVTAKDLILAVIARIGTGGGAGYVIEYRGDAVRGLSMEGRMTVCNMSIEAGARAGMIAPDETTFEYLKGRPNAPTGADWDAAVEYWRTLATDPDATFDHEVVIDAPSLSPYVTWGTNPGQAAPLSSPVPDPAAYADPAARGSVERALAYMDLVPGTPLTDVTVDTVFIGSCTNGRISDLRAAADVLRGRQVADGLRVLIVPGSMAVKAEAEAEGLDEVFRAAGADWRSAGCSMCLGMNPDTLRPGERSASTSNRNFEGRQGPGGRTHLVSPAVAAATAVTGRLTAPADL; encoded by the coding sequence ATGGGGCGCACACTCGCGGAGAAGGTCTGGGACGCGCACGTCGTCCGCCGTGCGGACGGAGAGCCCGACCTGCTCTACATCGATCTGCACCTCGTCCACGAGGTCACCTCGCCGCAGGCGTTCGAGGCGCTGCGGCTCGCCGGGCGCCCGGTCCGTCGTCCCGACCTGACGTTGGCGACCGAGGACCACAACGTCCCGACGAGCGACACGCTGGTGCCGATCGCCGACCCGGTCTCGCGGGCGCAGGTCGAGGCGCTGCGCAAGAACTGCGCCGACTTCGGGGTCCGCCTGTTCCCGATGAACGACCCGGGGCAGGGCATCGTCCACGTGGTCGGCCCGCAGCTCGGCCTGTCCGAGCCGGGCATGACGATCGTCTGCGGCGACAGCCACACCTCGACGCACGGCGCCTTCGGCGCGCTCGCCTTCGGCATCGGCACCAGCCAGGTCGAGCACGTGCTGGCCACCCAGACACTGCCGCAGCGCCGCCCGAAGACGATGGCGGTCACCGTCCAGGGCGAGCTGCCCGCCGGGGTCACCGCGAAGGACCTGATCCTCGCCGTGATCGCCAGGATCGGCACGGGCGGCGGCGCCGGCTACGTCATCGAGTACCGCGGCGACGCCGTCCGTGGGCTGTCCATGGAAGGCCGGATGACGGTCTGCAACATGTCGATCGAGGCGGGTGCGCGCGCCGGGATGATCGCCCCGGACGAGACCACGTTCGAGTACCTGAAGGGACGTCCCAACGCCCCGACCGGGGCCGACTGGGATGCCGCGGTCGAGTACTGGCGGACCCTGGCCACCGATCCCGACGCCACGTTCGACCACGAGGTCGTCATCGACGCGCCCAGCCTGAGCCCGTACGTCACCTGGGGGACCAACCCGGGCCAGGCGGCACCGCTGAGCTCGCCCGTGCCGGACCCGGCCGCCTACGCCGACCCGGCCGCGCGCGGCTCGGTGGAGCGCGCCCTGGCCTACATGGACCTCGTGCCGGGCACCCCGCTGACCGACGTCACGGTGGACACCGTCTTCATCGGCTCCTGCACCAACGGCCGGATCTCCGACCTGCGTGCCGCCGCCGACGTGCTGCGCGGGCGCCAGGTGGCGGACGGCCTGCGGGTCCTGATCGTCCCCGGCTCGATGGCGGTCAAGGCGGAGGCGGAGGCGGAGGGCCTCGACGAGGTGTTCCGCGCCGCGGGCGCCGACTGGCGCAGCGCCGGCTGCTCGATGTGCCTGGGCATGAACCCGGACACCCTGCGGCCGGGGGAGCGCAGCGCGTCGACGTCCAACCGCAACTTCGAGGGCCGGCAGGGGCCCGGCGGGCGGACCCACCTCGTCTCACCGGCGGTCGCCGCCGCCACCGCGGTGACCGGCCGCCTCACGGCGCCCGCCGACCTGTAG
- a CDS encoding transglutaminase family protein: METPGAPGAGPGPAADAFAVPFAVPFAVSDAAPDVAGARRVTYRVSQRFRYTYDGRATNLDHRLVAVPPPRHGGQFRRSVDLRVSAPGARTTWQRGPDGLQVANIRIDVVPPTLDFDVTVVVERIARAGWPALPASALSSRRLLTATALTAPTPEMVDAARSLAGPDPVATARRVCGWVHERIAYVSGSTDVATTAAQALAGGRGVCQDQAHVMIAMCRAAGIPARYAQGHMLGEGASHAWVEVLVPAALAPPVAVVDAPAGADTLAEAVDPALAEAFTPGGVGAAAVAFDPCHNRLADLRYVTVAVGRDYQDVAPTSGRYVGAGRGVLVATARVDVV, from the coding sequence GTGGAGACTCCTGGGGCACCCGGCGCCGGGCCGGGGCCCGCCGCGGACGCGTTCGCCGTGCCGTTCGCCGTGCCGTTCGCCGTGTCCGACGCCGCGCCCGACGTCGCGGGCGCGCGGCGGGTCACCTACCGGGTGAGCCAGCGCTTCCGGTACACCTACGACGGCCGGGCGACGAACCTCGACCACCGGCTCGTCGCGGTACCCCCGCCGCGGCACGGCGGCCAGTTCCGCCGTTCCGTCGACCTGCGGGTCTCCGCCCCGGGGGCGCGCACGACCTGGCAGCGCGGGCCGGACGGCCTCCAGGTCGCCAACATCCGGATCGACGTCGTGCCGCCGACGCTGGACTTCGACGTCACCGTCGTGGTCGAGCGGATCGCCCGGGCCGGGTGGCCGGCGCTGCCGGCGTCCGCGCTGAGCAGCCGCCGCCTGCTCACCGCCACCGCCCTCACCGCCCCCACCCCGGAGATGGTCGACGCGGCGCGCTCGCTGGCCGGACCCGACCCGGTCGCCACGGCCCGCCGGGTGTGCGGCTGGGTCCACGAGCGCATCGCCTACGTCTCGGGCAGCACCGACGTCGCGACGACCGCCGCGCAGGCGCTCGCCGGTGGGCGCGGCGTCTGCCAGGACCAGGCCCACGTGATGATCGCGATGTGCCGGGCGGCCGGCATCCCCGCGCGGTACGCGCAGGGGCACATGCTGGGTGAGGGCGCGTCGCACGCCTGGGTCGAGGTGCTGGTGCCCGCGGCCCTCGCCCCGCCGGTCGCCGTCGTGGACGCGCCCGCGGGGGCGGACACGCTCGCGGAGGCGGTCGATCCGGCGCTGGCCGAGGCGTTCACCCCCGGCGGTGTCGGCGCGGCCGCGGTCGCCTTCGACCCCTGCCACAACCGGCTCGCCGACCTGAGGTACGTCACGGTGGCGGTCGGCCGCGACTACCAGGACGTCGCCCCGACCTCGGGCCGTTATGTCGGCGCGGGCCGCGGCGTCCTCGTCGCCACCGCCCGGGTCGACGTCGTCTAG